From Mycobacterium lacus, one genomic window encodes:
- a CDS encoding zinc-dependent metalloprotease, whose product MTASTELTLGNAVDWRFAATVGERLARPGPPSTEYTRRQVVDELTSAAAKAEPPVREVTGLVADGVVPAARVVDRPAWIRAAAESMRVMTNGAEKPRGFFTGRITGAQTGAVLAFVASGILGQYDPYATADQGCLLLVYPNVIAVERQLRVEPSDFRLWVCLHEVTHRVQFTANPWLSGYMSRALGLLTQEPGDDLGEVVGRLANFVRTRGYGSATDDPNATGILGLVRAVQSEPQREALDQLLVLGTLLEGHADHVMDAVGPMVVPSVATIRRRFDERRHRKQPPLQRLLRALLGLDAKLAQYARGKAFVDHVVGRVGMERFNTIWSGPETLPLPAEIENPQRWIDRVL is encoded by the coding sequence GTGACCGCATCGACGGAACTGACCCTCGGCAACGCGGTCGATTGGCGATTCGCGGCCACCGTGGGGGAGCGGCTGGCCCGCCCGGGGCCACCGTCCACCGAATACACCCGCCGCCAGGTGGTCGACGAGTTGACGAGCGCGGCGGCCAAGGCCGAGCCGCCGGTGCGCGAGGTCACGGGCCTGGTCGCCGACGGTGTGGTGCCGGCGGCCCGCGTCGTCGACCGGCCGGCGTGGATTCGGGCGGCGGCCGAGTCGATGCGGGTCATGACCAACGGAGCCGAAAAGCCGCGGGGGTTTTTCACCGGTCGGATCACCGGTGCGCAGACGGGTGCCGTGCTGGCGTTTGTGGCCTCCGGGATTCTCGGTCAGTACGACCCATACGCCACCGCCGACCAGGGCTGCCTGCTGTTGGTGTATCCCAACGTCATCGCCGTCGAGCGTCAACTGCGGGTCGAGCCGTCCGATTTCCGGCTGTGGGTGTGCCTGCACGAGGTCACCCACCGGGTGCAGTTCACCGCCAACCCCTGGCTGTCCGGCTACATGTCCCGCGCACTGGGGTTGTTGACCCAGGAACCAGGTGATGACCTCGGAGAGGTGGTGGGCCGCCTCGCCAACTTCGTCCGCACCCGCGGTTATGGCTCCGCGACCGACGACCCCAACGCAACGGGGATCCTCGGGCTGGTGCGCGCCGTGCAGTCCGAGCCGCAGCGCGAGGCGCTGGATCAGCTCCTGGTGCTCGGTACGCTGCTCGAGGGTCACGCCGATCATGTGATGGACGCGGTTGGGCCGATGGTGGTGCCGTCGGTGGCCACCATCCGCCGTCGATTCGACGAACGTCGCCATCGCAAGCAACCGCCGCTGCAGCGGCTGCTGCGGGCGTTGCTCGGCCTTGACGCCAAGCTCGCCCAATACGCCCGCGGCAAGGCGTTCGTCGATCACGTGGTGGGCCGGGTCGGGATGGAGCGGTTCAACACGATCTGGTCGGGCCCCGAGACGTTGCCCCTGCCTGCCGAGATCGAGAACCCGCAGCGATGGATCGACAGGGTGCTGTAG
- a CDS encoding DUF475 domain-containing protein yields MAALRVFAISLAVTMLAFVAGYAHGGLTALFLLVVLAVLEVSLSFDNAIINAAVLKQMSPFWQKMFLTVGIFAAVFGMRLVFPLVIVWATAGLDPLRALHLALHPPPNRALEFPDGSPSYEKLILAAHPQIAAFGGMFLLLLFLDFVFHDRDIKWLKWIEVPFARIGRLGQVPVVVACVVLVVVGTLLTHSNDQRATVLTAGLLGMVTYLTVDGLARAFRPAGIDAVMADARPVPAVGKAAFALFLYLEMLDAAFSFDGVTGAFAITSDPVIIALGLGLVGALFVRSITVYLVHQEALERYVYLEHGAHWAIGALAVIMLLSIEHRFELPEAVTASVGVVFIGAALGWSVLRNRRNAASVALLEEGPTPASVSARPS; encoded by the coding sequence ATGGCCGCGCTCCGCGTTTTCGCCATCTCGCTGGCAGTGACCATGCTGGCCTTCGTAGCCGGTTACGCGCATGGCGGGCTCACCGCCCTTTTTTTGTTGGTGGTGCTGGCTGTTCTCGAGGTGTCGCTGTCGTTCGACAACGCCATCATCAACGCCGCGGTCTTGAAGCAGATGAGCCCCTTTTGGCAGAAGATGTTCCTCACGGTCGGGATTTTTGCCGCGGTGTTCGGCATGCGGCTGGTCTTCCCGCTGGTCATCGTCTGGGCAACGGCGGGTCTCGACCCGCTGCGCGCACTTCACCTGGCGCTGCATCCGCCGCCCAACCGCGCTCTCGAATTCCCGGACGGCTCACCCAGTTACGAAAAGCTGATCCTGGCGGCCCACCCCCAGATCGCCGCATTCGGCGGGATGTTCCTGCTGCTGTTATTCCTGGACTTCGTCTTCCACGACCGAGACATCAAGTGGCTGAAGTGGATCGAGGTACCGTTCGCGCGCATCGGGCGGCTGGGTCAGGTGCCGGTCGTAGTGGCCTGCGTGGTGCTGGTCGTCGTCGGCACACTGTTGACGCACTCCAATGACCAACGCGCTACGGTACTGACGGCTGGCCTGCTGGGCATGGTGACGTACCTGACCGTGGACGGGTTGGCCCGGGCGTTCCGGCCGGCCGGCATCGATGCGGTGATGGCCGATGCCCGGCCGGTACCGGCGGTCGGCAAGGCGGCGTTCGCGCTGTTCCTCTATCTCGAGATGCTTGACGCGGCCTTCTCCTTCGACGGAGTCACCGGAGCCTTCGCGATCACGTCGGACCCGGTCATCATTGCGCTGGGTCTTGGCCTAGTGGGGGCACTGTTCGTCCGGTCGATCACCGTCTACCTGGTCCACCAGGAAGCGCTCGAGCGCTACGTGTATCTGGAACACGGCGCGCACTGGGCGATCGGTGCGTTAGCGGTGATCATGCTGCTTTCCATCGAGCACAGATTCGAACTTCCCGAGGCGGTCACGGCCTCGGTGGGTGTGGTCTTCATCGGGGCGGCGTTGGGCTGGAGCGTGCTGCGCAATCGACGCAATGCCGCCTCGGTGGCTCTACTTGAAGAAGGCCCGACGCCGGCCAGCGTCAGTGCGCGCCCGTCTTGA
- the dacB gene encoding D-alanyl-D-alanine carboxypeptidase/D-alanyl-D-alanine endopeptidase gives MGPTSRRRSTQVIVGVVVLAFIAAVVGAAMYFTTGGRGAGARSPVPPPRVPTVKPGVTPVADTAPLPSADGVAAALAAVAADPDLGKLGGRITDAMTGQALWQRLDDMPLVPASTNKILTAAAALLTLDRQARISTRVVASGQVSQGPVVLVGAGDPTLSAAPPGVDTWYRGAARISDLVEQIQRSGMTPTAVQVDISAFSGPTMAPGWDPADVDNGDIAPIEAAMIDAGRIQPTTVNSRRSRTPALDAGRELAKGLGLDPAAVTIASAPAGARQLAVVQSAPLIERLSQMMNASDNVMAECIGREVAAAINRPRSFTGAVDAVTNRLNTARVDTNGAALVDSSGLSVDNRLTATTLDGAVQAAAGPDQPVLRPLLDLLPIAGGSGTLGERFLDRATDQGPAGWLRAKTGSLTAINALAGVLTDSSGRVLTFAFISNDAGPNGRNAMDALATKLWFCGCTT, from the coding sequence ATGGGTCCCACTAGCCGGCGCAGGTCCACCCAGGTGATCGTCGGGGTGGTCGTGCTGGCGTTTATCGCGGCCGTGGTCGGGGCGGCGATGTACTTCACGACAGGCGGTCGCGGCGCCGGTGCGCGGTCCCCCGTGCCGCCACCGCGGGTGCCCACCGTCAAGCCGGGTGTGACCCCCGTCGCCGACACCGCCCCGTTACCCAGCGCCGACGGCGTGGCGGCAGCGCTGGCAGCCGTTGCCGCCGATCCCGATTTGGGCAAGTTGGGGGGCCGGATCACCGACGCCATGACCGGGCAGGCGCTCTGGCAGCGGCTCGATGACATGCCGCTGGTGCCGGCGTCGACAAACAAGATCCTGACCGCGGCGGCCGCCCTGCTGACCCTGGACCGTCAGGCCCGGATCAGCACACGCGTGGTGGCCAGCGGTCAGGTCTCCCAGGGCCCCGTCGTACTCGTGGGGGCTGGGGATCCGACGCTGTCCGCCGCGCCACCCGGCGTGGACACCTGGTATCGGGGTGCGGCGCGCATCAGCGACCTGGTCGAGCAGATCCAGCGCAGCGGTATGACGCCGACGGCGGTGCAGGTTGACATCTCGGCGTTCAGCGGCCCGACGATGGCGCCGGGCTGGGACCCGGCGGACGTGGACAACGGTGACATCGCCCCGATCGAGGCCGCGATGATCGACGCCGGTCGGATCCAGCCGACGACGGTGAACTCACGACGGTCGCGGACCCCGGCGCTGGACGCCGGACGGGAGCTGGCCAAAGGCCTCGGTCTCGATCCTGCGGCGGTGACGATCGCGTCGGCACCGGCCGGCGCGCGGCAGCTGGCGGTGGTGCAGTCGGCGCCGTTGATCGAGCGGCTGTCCCAGATGATGAACGCCTCCGACAACGTGATGGCCGAATGCATCGGGCGTGAGGTGGCGGCCGCCATCAACCGGCCGCGGAGCTTCACCGGTGCGGTCGACGCGGTGACCAACCGGCTCAACACCGCGCGCGTCGACACCAACGGCGCCGCGCTGGTGGATTCCAGCGGCTTGTCGGTGGACAACCGGTTGACGGCCACTACCCTGGACGGCGCCGTGCAAGCGGCGGCGGGGCCGGACCAGCCGGTGCTGCGGCCGCTGCTGGATCTGCTTCCGATCGCCGGCGGCAGCGGCACGCTGGGCGAACGCTTCCTCGACCGGGCCACCGACCAGGGCCCGGCCGGCTGGCTACGAGCCAAGACGGGCTCGTTGACCGCCATCAATGCGTTGGCCGGGGTCCTCACCGACAGCAGCGGACGGGTGCTCACCTTCGCGTTCATCTCCAACGACGCCGGCCCGAACGGCCGCAACGCGATGGACGCCCTGGCGACCAAGCTGTGGTTCTGCGGGTGCACGACGTGA
- a CDS encoding DUF2304 domain-containing protein, with protein sequence MNWIQVLLIASIIALLVYLLRSRRSARSRAWVKVGYVLFVLGGVYAVLRPDDTTVVAHWFGVRRGTDLMLYALIMAFSFTTLSTYMRFKDLELRYARLARAIAIEGARAPDEQGMLAK encoded by the coding sequence ATGAACTGGATCCAGGTGTTGTTAATCGCGTCGATCATCGCGCTGCTGGTCTATCTCTTACGGTCGCGCCGCAGCGCGCGATCTCGGGCCTGGGTCAAGGTGGGCTACGTTTTGTTCGTGCTGGGCGGAGTCTACGCCGTGCTTCGGCCGGACGACACGACCGTGGTCGCGCACTGGTTCGGGGTGCGCCGCGGCACCGACCTGATGCTCTACGCGCTGATCATGGCGTTCAGTTTCACCACGCTGAGCACCTACATGCGGTTCAAGGATTTGGAGTTGCGCTACGCGCGACTCGCGCGAGCGATAGCGATCGAGGGCGCACGGGCACCCGACGAGCAGGGGATGCTGGCGAAATAG
- a CDS encoding glycosyltransferase family 2 protein — MASKMDTETRYPDVWIVVPAFNESAVIGEVIAGVRSVFDHVVCVDDGSTDGTGEIAMRAGAHLVRHPINLGQGAAIQTGVEYACKQPGAQVFATFDADGQHRVKDVAAMVDRLSTGDVDVVIGTRFGGAVGSRPPLLKRIVLQTATRLSRRGRQLGLTDTNNGLRVFNRKVAEGLNITMSGMSHAAEFIMLIAENHWRVAEEPVEVLYTEYSKSKGQPLLNGVNIIFDGFLRGRLRR, encoded by the coding sequence ATGGCCTCGAAAATGGACACCGAAACGCGTTACCCCGACGTCTGGATAGTCGTTCCCGCCTTCAACGAATCCGCTGTCATCGGCGAGGTCATCGCCGGCGTGCGGTCGGTCTTCGACCACGTCGTCTGCGTTGACGATGGCAGCACCGACGGCACCGGTGAGATCGCCATGCGCGCCGGCGCTCACCTGGTGCGCCATCCGATCAATTTGGGCCAGGGTGCGGCCATCCAGACCGGCGTCGAGTATGCGTGCAAGCAGCCCGGGGCCCAGGTTTTCGCCACGTTCGACGCCGACGGGCAGCACCGGGTCAAGGACGTGGCCGCCATGGTCGACCGGCTTTCCACGGGTGACGTCGACGTGGTGATCGGCACACGCTTCGGCGGGGCCGTCGGCAGCCGGCCGCCGCTGCTGAAGCGGATCGTGCTGCAAACCGCCACGCGGTTGAGTCGGCGCGGTCGCCAGCTTGGCCTGACCGACACCAACAACGGTCTGCGGGTGTTCAACCGGAAGGTGGCGGAGGGACTGAACATCACCATGAGCGGCATGAGCCATGCCGCCGAGTTCATCATGCTGATCGCCGAAAACCATTGGCGCGTAGCGGAAGAGCCGGTCGAGGTGCTCTACACCGAATACTCGAAGTCGAAGGGTCAGCCACTGCTCAATGGCGTCAACATCATCTTCGACGGGTTCTTGCGAGGAAGGCTACGACGATGA
- a CDS encoding PE family protein, producing the protein MTYVLVSPEIMASVAADVKSIGALLANGNAAAATPTTNVASAAADEVSTAIAALFSQHAKEYQALAGRAAAFHDQFTTNLLAGANSYVAAEATNAADGLMAVINAPTQALLGRPLIGNGANGTTVNGVGTAGGPGGILYGNGGNGGASANPGAPGGAGGAAGLIGNGGLGGLGGPGGPGGVGGTGGFLLGAGGAGGAGGTGTTGAIGAAGGVGGDGGAGGSAGWFGQGGAGGAGGAGGTGGAGSPGQEGGTGGAGGRGGVGGSAGLFGHGGAGGGGGTGGAGGVGLAGEPGKITGGFGGHGGHGGDGGAGGNAGSFGTNGSGGRGGDGGVGGIGGAGAADTGSGAGAGGFGGDGGDAGAGGAAGTGGTGGSAGVYGNGGNGAFGGTGGAGASAAAGTGLSGTNGGAGGQGGSGGNSGPGGTNGSGADGAPGGAGGDGGSGTADTGAGAGAGGNGGKGGAGGAAGLAGKGGTGGTSGTGGTGGAGGAGGAGAAGASDSGHTGGTGGMGGEGGNGGNGLPGATNGNGGVGGAGGDGGDGGSGTPDTGSGGGPGGFGGYGGDGGAGGQPGHGNGAAGIAGTGGAGGDGGDGGAGAQAGSSGVGGYGGDGGYGGDGGYGGNGITGAGGTGGAGGDGGNAGPGGSGANWGTGGTGGTGGGGGFGGAGKLEQPGGAGGAGGTGGNGGNSGPGGTAGNGGTGGVGGGGGYGGPGDYQETGFAGGPGGTGGTGGNPGTGGAAGVGGNGGAGGVGGGGGYGGTGRESAGATGGVGGTGGTGGNPGPGGVGGNGGDGGIGGPGGYGDTGIGTVGYAGGTGGQGGTGGTPGPGGAAAGNGGQGGRGGTGGYGGSGNETAGYAGGAGGQGGAGGTGGSAGAGAANGNGGAGGEGGLGGKGGYGGYSGTTYAGAAGGDGGAGGNGGKGGQPGSGAGSAGSIGGAGGGGEGGLGGTGGTGYYGGNAGPGGQGGQGGTGADGAPGQAGGTGGTGGPGGTGGTASGTGNGGTGGQGGTGGAGGMGGSGTTPGQAGGAGGAGGFGGTGGNGGKASGGDGGDGGTGGDGGPGGDGGDGVGAPGGAGGTGGTGGNGGNGTPPNGTNGGPGNPGADGLDGQSL; encoded by the coding sequence ATGACGTATGTACTGGTCTCGCCGGAGATCATGGCCTCGGTGGCCGCCGACGTGAAAAGCATCGGCGCGCTCCTCGCCAACGGGAACGCGGCGGCGGCCACTCCCACGACGAACGTGGCCAGCGCGGCGGCCGACGAGGTGTCGACAGCAATCGCGGCGTTGTTTTCCCAGCACGCGAAGGAATATCAGGCGCTGGCCGGGCGGGCCGCGGCGTTTCACGACCAGTTCACGACCAACCTGCTGGCCGGCGCGAATTCGTATGTTGCAGCCGAGGCCACCAACGCGGCGGACGGGCTGATGGCGGTGATCAACGCGCCCACCCAAGCGCTGCTGGGGCGCCCGCTGATCGGTAACGGCGCAAACGGGACAACCGTCAATGGTGTGGGGACGGCTGGCGGTCCGGGTGGGATCTTGTACGGCAACGGTGGTAACGGTGGGGCTAGCGCCAACCCGGGAGCACCGGGCGGCGCCGGCGGGGCCGCAGGCCTGATCGGCAACGGCGGCCTAGGCGGGCTCGGCGGGCCGGGCGGCCCGGGCGGTGTCGGCGGCACTGGCGGATTCCTGCTCGGGGCCGGCGGCGCCGGCGGCGCCGGCGGGACCGGTACCACCGGTGCGATCGGCGCTGCCGGTGGCGTGGGCGGCGACGGCGGCGCCGGCGGGAGCGCCGGGTGGTTCGGCCAAGGCGGAGCCGGTGGCGCCGGCGGGGCCGGCGGCACCGGTGGTGCGGGCTCACCGGGCCAGGAGGGCGGTACCGGTGGGGCCGGTGGTCGCGGCGGAGTCGGCGGCAGTGCCGGGCTGTTCGGTCACGGAGGCGCCGGCGGCGGCGGCGGCACCGGCGGCGCCGGCGGTGTGGGCTTGGCCGGGGAGCCGGGCAAGATCACCGGCGGTTTCGGCGGCCACGGCGGCCACGGCGGCGACGGAGGGGCGGGCGGCAACGCCGGCAGCTTCGGCACCAATGGCAGCGGCGGTCGCGGCGGCGACGGAGGGGTCGGCGGCATCGGCGGCGCCGGTGCCGCCGATACCGGCAGCGGCGCCGGCGCGGGCGGTTTCGGCGGCGATGGCGGCGACGCCGGAGCCGGCGGGGCCGCGGGCACCGGCGGCACCGGCGGGTCGGCGGGTGTCTACGGCAATGGTGGCAATGGCGCGTTCGGCGGCACCGGCGGGGCCGGCGCCAGCGCCGCGGCCGGCACCGGTCTCAGCGGTACCAATGGCGGGGCCGGCGGACAGGGCGGGTCCGGCGGCAATAGCGGCCCCGGCGGCACCAACGGTAGCGGTGCCGACGGCGCCCCCGGCGGCGCTGGAGGGGACGGCGGCAGCGGCACCGCCGACACCGGCGCGGGCGCCGGCGCCGGCGGAAACGGCGGAAAGGGCGGCGCCGGCGGCGCCGCCGGCCTCGCCGGCAAAGGCGGCACCGGCGGCACCAGTGGCACCGGCGGCACCGGCGGCGCCGGGGGCGCGGGCGGCGCCGGTGCTGCGGGCGCATCCGACTCCGGTCACACGGGCGGTACCGGCGGCATGGGCGGCGAGGGCGGCAACGGCGGCAATGGACTGCCCGGTGCTACGAACGGCAACGGCGGGGTGGGCGGGGCCGGCGGCGACGGCGGCGACGGCGGCAGCGGCACCCCGGATACCGGCAGCGGTGGCGGCCCGGGTGGCTTCGGCGGCTACGGCGGCGACGGCGGCGCCGGCGGCCAGCCCGGGCACGGCAACGGCGCCGCCGGCATCGCGGGCACCGGCGGCGCCGGCGGGGACGGCGGCGACGGCGGGGCGGGCGCTCAAGCCGGGTCGAGCGGCGTCGGCGGCTACGGAGGCGACGGCGGTTACGGCGGGGACGGCGGTTACGGCGGCAACGGCATCACCGGTGCCGGTGGCACCGGCGGTGCCGGTGGCGACGGCGGCAACGCCGGCCCCGGCGGTAGCGGGGCGAATTGGGGCACCGGGGGCACCGGCGGCACCGGCGGCGGGGGCGGCTTCGGTGGTGCCGGCAAACTCGAGCAACCCGGCGGGGCGGGCGGGGCCGGCGGCACCGGTGGCAACGGCGGCAACAGCGGCCCCGGCGGAACCGCCGGCAACGGCGGCACCGGTGGCGTCGGCGGTGGCGGCGGCTACGGCGGCCCGGGCGACTACCAAGAAACGGGATTCGCGGGCGGGCCCGGCGGCACCGGCGGCACCGGCGGGAACCCGGGCACCGGGGGGGCCGCGGGTGTCGGCGGCAACGGGGGCGCCGGCGGTGTCGGCGGCGGTGGGGGCTACGGCGGCACCGGCCGCGAATCGGCAGGCGCCACGGGCGGGGTCGGCGGCACCGGCGGCACCGGCGGCAACCCCGGCCCCGGCGGCGTCGGTGGCAACGGCGGTGACGGCGGCATCGGCGGACCCGGCGGCTACGGCGACACCGGCATCGGAACGGTGGGCTACGCCGGTGGCACCGGCGGCCAGGGCGGCACCGGCGGTACCCCCGGCCCCGGTGGCGCCGCCGCCGGCAACGGCGGCCAGGGCGGCAGGGGCGGCACCGGCGGCTACGGCGGCAGCGGCAACGAAACAGCCGGGTACGCCGGTGGAGCGGGCGGCCAAGGCGGCGCCGGCGGGACCGGCGGCTCGGCCGGTGCCGGCGCCGCCAACGGCAACGGCGGCGCCGGTGGCGAGGGCGGCCTGGGCGGCAAGGGCGGTTACGGCGGCTACAGCGGCACCACCTACGCCGGCGCGGCCGGCGGCGACGGCGGCGCCGGCGGCAACGGCGGCAAAGGCGGGCAACCTGGCAGCGGAGCGGGCAGCGCGGGCAGCATCGGAGGCGCGGGCGGCGGCGGCGAAGGCGGGCTCGGCGGCACCGGCGGCACCGGCTACTACGGCGGCAATGCCGGCCCCGGCGGCCAGGGCGGCCAGGGCGGCACCGGCGCCGACGGTGCGCCTGGTCAGGCCGGCGGAACGGGCGGGACCGGCGGGCCCGGCGGGACTGGCGGGACCGCGTCCGGCACCGGCAACGGCGGCACCGGCGGCCAGGGCGGCACCGGCGGCGCCGGCGGCATGGGCGGCAGCGGCACTACACCCGGGCAGGCCGGCGGCGCCGGTGGGGCCGGCGGGTTCGGTGGGACCGGCGGCAACGGCGGAAAGGCCTCCGGCGGCGACGGTGGCGACGGCGGCACCGGCGGCGACGGCGGCCCCGGCGGTGATGGTGGCGATGGCGTCGGCGCGCCCGGCGGGGCCGGCGGCACCGGCGGTACCGGCGGCAATGGCGGCAACGGCACCCCACCGAACGGCACCAACGGCGGCCCCGGCAACCCCGGCGCGGACGGCCTCGACGGCCAAAGCCTCTAG
- the tilS gene encoding tRNA lysidine(34) synthetase TilS, whose amino-acid sequence MDRQGAVARLRRAAEAFVKAHLDTADRWCVALSGGPDSLALTAVAARLLPTAALIVDHGLQSGSAAVAETARAQAVALGCVDAQVLCVQLGDGSGRKAGSGGLEAAARAARYAALDAHRDGPVLLAHTLDDQAETVLLGLGRGSGARSIAGMRPYDPPWCRPLLGVRRDVTHAACRELGLTPWRDPHNTDRRFTRTRLRAEVLPLLEDVLGGGVAEALARTATALREDTDLLDTIAAEALTKASAGSGLSTKALTALPDPVRRRVIRGWLLAGGATGLTDKQIRGVNTLVTAWRGQGGVAVGSTLRGRRLVAGRRDGVLTLRIEPVAKPV is encoded by the coding sequence ATGGATCGACAGGGTGCTGTAGCGCGGCTGCGCAGGGCCGCCGAGGCGTTTGTCAAGGCCCATCTGGACACCGCCGACCGGTGGTGCGTGGCCCTCTCCGGCGGCCCGGACTCGCTGGCGCTCACCGCCGTCGCCGCGCGGCTGCTGCCCACCGCCGCGTTGATCGTGGACCACGGTCTGCAGTCGGGTTCGGCCGCGGTCGCCGAAACCGCCAGGGCGCAGGCCGTGGCGCTGGGATGCGTTGACGCACAAGTGCTTTGCGTTCAGTTGGGTGACGGGAGCGGCCGCAAAGCCGGCTCTGGTGGCCTGGAGGCGGCGGCACGCGCCGCGCGCTACGCCGCTTTGGACGCGCACCGCGACGGCCCGGTGCTGCTGGCCCACACGCTCGATGACCAGGCGGAGACGGTGCTGCTGGGGCTCGGTCGCGGTTCGGGGGCCCGGTCGATCGCCGGCATGCGCCCATACGATCCGCCGTGGTGCCGGCCGTTGCTGGGTGTGCGGCGCGACGTGACCCACGCCGCCTGCCGGGAACTGGGCCTGACGCCGTGGCGGGATCCGCACAACACCGACCGCCGTTTCACCCGGACTCGGCTGCGCGCCGAGGTGCTGCCGCTGCTGGAGGACGTGCTGGGCGGCGGTGTGGCCGAGGCGCTGGCCCGCACCGCGACCGCGTTGCGTGAGGACACCGACCTGCTCGACACGATCGCCGCGGAGGCGCTCACCAAGGCGTCGGCGGGTTCTGGCCTGAGTACCAAGGCGTTGACCGCGCTGCCGGACCCGGTGCGGCGCAGGGTAATTCGTGGCTGGCTCTTGGCCGGCGGCGCGACTGGGCTGACCGATAAGCAGATCCGCGGCGTGAACACGCTGGTCACCGCTTGGCGCGGCCAGGGCGGGGTGGCGGTCGGGTCCACATTGCGCGGTCGGCGATTGGTCGCGGGCCGGCGCGACGGTGTGCTGACATTGCGGATCGAGCCCGTTGCCAAGCCGGTTTGA
- a CDS encoding inorganic diphosphatase, with translation MQFDVTIEIPKGQRNKYEVDHETGRVRLDRYLYTSMAYPTDYGFIEDTLGEDGDPLDALVLLPEAVFPGVLVEARPVGMFRMVDEHGGDDKVLCVPAGDHRWDHIQDIGDVPAFELDAIKHFFVHYKDLEPGKFVEAADWVDRAQAEAEVQRSVERFKTGAH, from the coding sequence GTGCAATTCGACGTGACCATCGAAATTCCGAAAGGCCAGCGGAACAAGTACGAAGTCGACCATGAGACGGGACGGGTGCGCCTGGACCGCTACCTCTATACGTCGATGGCGTACCCGACCGATTACGGGTTCATCGAGGACACCCTCGGCGAGGACGGCGATCCGCTGGACGCGCTGGTGCTACTGCCCGAGGCGGTGTTCCCGGGCGTGCTGGTGGAGGCGCGGCCGGTGGGCATGTTCCGGATGGTCGACGAGCACGGCGGCGACGACAAGGTGCTGTGTGTCCCGGCCGGCGACCACCGGTGGGATCACATCCAGGACATCGGGGACGTTCCGGCCTTCGAACTGGACGCGATCAAGCATTTCTTCGTGCACTACAAGGACCTGGAGCCGGGCAAGTTCGTCGAGGCAGCCGACTGGGTGGACCGCGCCCAAGCGGAGGCCGAGGTGCAGCGCTCGGTGGAACGCTTCAAGACGGGCGCGCACTGA
- a CDS encoding phytanoyl-CoA dioxygenase family protein codes for MTQDSSVGRHVGEIDEFGYTVVENVLDAESVAAFLADTRRLERELPTVIANSTTVVKGLAWSGHVPITKADHDWVRIDNLLLHGSRYEALPVHPKLLPVIEGVLGRDCLLSWCMTSNQLPGAVAQRLHCDDEMYPLPRPHQPILCNALIALCDFTADNGATQVVPGSHRWAEQPSPPYPEGKPIEIKAGDALIWNGSLWHTAAANRTDAPRPALTINFCAGFVRQQVNQQLSIPRELVRRFEPRLQELIGYGLFAGKMGRIDWRPPADYLDGDKHPFLDAVSDRLQRPALRR; via the coding sequence ATGACCCAGGACTCATCGGTCGGGCGCCACGTCGGCGAGATCGACGAGTTCGGCTACACCGTCGTCGAGAATGTCCTCGACGCTGAATCAGTCGCTGCGTTCCTGGCGGATACGCGCCGGCTCGAACGGGAGTTGCCGACTGTCATCGCCAACTCCACGACGGTCGTCAAAGGCTTGGCATGGTCCGGGCACGTCCCGATCACCAAGGCCGACCACGACTGGGTGCGCATCGACAACCTGCTGTTGCACGGCAGCCGCTACGAGGCGCTTCCGGTACACCCGAAGCTGCTTCCCGTGATCGAGGGCGTCCTGGGCCGTGACTGCCTGCTCTCGTGGTGCATGACCAGCAACCAATTGCCGGGGGCGGTCGCCCAGCGCCTGCACTGCGACGACGAGATGTATCCGCTGCCGCGGCCGCATCAACCGATTCTGTGCAATGCGCTGATCGCGCTGTGCGATTTCACCGCCGACAACGGCGCCACCCAGGTGGTGCCCGGTTCGCATCGCTGGGCCGAGCAACCGTCGCCGCCGTACCCGGAGGGCAAGCCGATCGAGATCAAGGCGGGCGACGCGCTGATCTGGAACGGCAGCCTGTGGCATACCGCCGCGGCGAACCGCACCGATGCGCCACGGCCAGCATTGACCATCAACTTCTGCGCGGGATTCGTGCGCCAGCAGGTCAACCAGCAGCTGAGCATTCCGCGAGAGTTGGTGCGCCGCTTCGAGCCCCGGCTGCAGGAGCTGATCGGCTACGGGTTGTTCGCCGGGAAGATGGGCCGAATCGACTGGCGGCCACCCGCGGACTATCTCGACGGCGACAAGCACCCGTTCCTCGACGCGGTGAGCGACCGTTTGCAGCGTCCGGCGTTGCGGCGCTGA